One window of Legionella pneumophila subsp. pneumophila str. Philadelphia 1 genomic DNA carries:
- a CDS encoding response regulator translates to MDLAADKVDILYLEDDEVDIQSVERVFHKISSLIKIEIAKSGNQALDMLYGRNKENKIHPKLILLDINIPKMNGIEFLKELRDDSSFTDIEVFVLTAAYTSKDKLAFESLNIRGHLIKPLDYGEAIKLFWILQSM, encoded by the coding sequence ATGGACCTCGCAGCTGATAAAGTAGATATCCTGTATTTGGAAGATGATGAGGTTGACATTCAGTCTGTTGAGCGCGTATTCCATAAAATCAGTTCATTAATCAAGATTGAAATAGCTAAAAGTGGGAATCAGGCATTGGATATGCTATATGGTCGAAATAAAGAAAATAAAATTCATCCCAAGTTAATTCTTCTCGACATCAATATACCTAAAATGAACGGTATTGAGTTCTTAAAAGAATTAAGAGACGACTCTTCCTTTACGGATATAGAGGTATTTGTACTTACGGCAGCCTATACCAGCAAGGATAAGCTGGCTTTTGAGTCTTTAAATATTCGAGGCCATTTGATTAAACCACTCGATTATGGCGAGGCTATTAAACTATTTTGGATATTACAATCCATGTAG
- the ankD gene encoding Dot/Icm T4SS effector AnkD/LegA15, whose product MLTPPPDSKISTTDKSLDKLSAPLDMLKQMNESTMEQTKLDELRKKMSLQAEILNKAKADNDMFFRLLIELMSLKLQGELFKEQLSKISKESGYDSAQSALIQATNSEGQSPLQYALQKQDFSTAKYFLDNGAKAGPIEKAVFEIALDSKAAKEFGFPPLPPEKEKLHPVKNFGLVLGIKTTSVDGTPSQFGHIAPTYQLMTDSVSHFAKSHPGNKNFQEIANAFQFSNEASAFKFSTPQRNPEAGNDLARRIQGGELTTIPVSCKGHAMGLSYVPDGPGSKSGYLVYTNRGLGAKSSEHGTHIFRIEDSSKITPEFINNMTSGHSNGASHDEIMSQIKAAAGNKEPIHHIKQKGQKNDNCTIANSKSNIEGILLCQKAREVGGFDKLTESDMDSVKKEYKEFTKHMRVEKVNELAKALKENPQDPDLNNLTKEYLKQHPNADPKLKQTLETALKQASESSMTLSQPGKTI is encoded by the coding sequence ATGTTGACTCCTCCGCCTGACTCAAAAATTTCAACCACCGATAAAAGTTTGGATAAATTAAGCGCTCCATTGGATATGCTTAAACAAATGAATGAGTCAACAATGGAACAAACCAAACTTGATGAACTACGAAAAAAAATGTCCCTGCAAGCGGAAATACTTAATAAAGCGAAAGCAGATAATGACATGTTTTTTCGTTTACTTATCGAATTAATGTCATTAAAACTCCAAGGTGAATTATTTAAAGAACAATTAAGCAAAATTTCTAAAGAAAGTGGTTATGACAGCGCACAAAGCGCATTAATTCAAGCCACAAACTCAGAAGGGCAAAGCCCTTTACAATACGCCCTGCAAAAACAAGACTTCTCTACGGCAAAGTATTTTCTGGATAACGGAGCAAAAGCGGGTCCGATAGAAAAAGCCGTCTTCGAAATTGCTCTTGACAGTAAGGCGGCTAAAGAATTTGGGTTTCCTCCACTCCCACCCGAAAAGGAAAAACTGCACCCTGTCAAAAATTTTGGTCTGGTTTTAGGTATAAAAACAACCAGTGTGGATGGTACTCCCTCTCAATTCGGCCATATAGCGCCCACTTATCAATTGATGACAGATTCGGTCAGTCATTTTGCCAAATCTCATCCTGGCAACAAGAACTTTCAGGAAATAGCCAATGCCTTCCAGTTTTCAAATGAGGCATCGGCATTCAAATTCAGCACACCACAAAGAAATCCGGAAGCAGGTAACGATCTTGCAAGACGCATTCAAGGAGGCGAACTCACCACAATTCCTGTCAGCTGTAAAGGTCATGCCATGGGATTATCGTATGTACCCGACGGCCCTGGTTCGAAATCGGGCTACCTGGTATATACCAATCGTGGTCTTGGAGCAAAGAGCAGCGAGCATGGCACCCATATTTTCCGAATCGAGGATTCCAGCAAAATTACACCTGAATTTATCAATAATATGACAAGTGGACATTCGAATGGCGCGTCTCATGATGAAATTATGTCTCAAATTAAAGCAGCTGCCGGAAACAAAGAGCCCATTCACCATATCAAACAAAAAGGACAAAAAAATGACAATTGCACAATAGCCAACTCCAAATCCAACATAGAGGGAATACTATTATGCCAAAAAGCCAGAGAAGTGGGAGGGTTCGATAAATTAACAGAAAGCGATATGGACTCCGTTAAAAAAGAATACAAGGAATTTACAAAACATATGAGAGTTGAAAAAGTCAATGAATTAGCCAAAGCCCTTAAAGAAAATCCTCAGGATCCTGATTTAAATAATTTAACCAAAGAATATTTGAAGCAACATCCAAACGCCGACCCTAAACTAAAACAAACCTTGGAAACTGCATTAAAACAAGCTTCTGAAAGCAGTATGACACTAAGCCAACCAGGGAAAACCATTTAA